The following proteins are co-located in the Bacteroidales bacterium genome:
- a CDS encoding BamA/TamA family outer membrane protein: MNRACLTESTNLHENNDMRALSDLLKSNYLRIKKTFSVLIISMLVLSLSAQEKKVKTGWKFDGGLPAVTFDSDLGFQYGALVEFSNWGDGSKFPEWIDHTYTEISRFTKGSGIYRFMYESKHLIPGVELVSDLSYLPDKANNFFGFNGYESVYNKNWMDDEVTDGSYRSRMFYRLERNQFRFKNDFSGKLSGEHIRWSAGFAFQNFTVNSVDIEKLNKGKDAAKQLPSVETMPGLYERYRDLGLISANEADGGWVNTLKAGVIWDSRDNRPNPMKGIWSEIGIEAAPSFMGNDWGFSKMFITHRQYFTLIENDLSLVYRLGYQATISGNAPFFYQTQVITSRLTGATNEGLGGSSTLRGVQRNRVVGDAFFLGNVELRWKPFYFTLFKQDCYLGLDLFYDFGRVTKNIKLPDNLENIFDTYYEGAENFNDYFKPGTEKFHSDAGVSIMLAMHQNFVIAVDIGKALNEQDGNIGFSIGLNYLF; this comes from the coding sequence ATGAACCGAGCATGTCTTACAGAAAGTACAAACTTGCATGAAAACAATGACATGCGAGCTCTATCCGACCTCTTAAAATCAAATTATTTACGGATAAAAAAGACCTTTTCAGTTTTGATTATTTCAATGCTGGTACTCTCATTATCTGCGCAGGAGAAGAAGGTGAAGACCGGATGGAAATTCGATGGCGGACTCCCTGCAGTTACATTTGACTCCGATCTGGGCTTCCAGTATGGAGCTCTGGTTGAGTTTTCAAACTGGGGCGACGGAAGTAAATTTCCCGAGTGGATTGATCATACTTATACCGAGATCTCACGCTTCACGAAGGGAAGCGGTATTTACAGGTTTATGTATGAGTCAAAGCACCTGATCCCCGGAGTGGAATTAGTTAGTGACCTCAGCTATCTACCTGATAAGGCAAATAACTTTTTCGGATTTAACGGATATGAATCTGTTTATAATAAGAACTGGATGGATGATGAAGTAACCGATGGATCCTACAGATCAAGGATGTTTTATCGTCTTGAGCGAAACCAGTTCAGGTTCAAAAATGATTTCTCGGGAAAACTATCAGGGGAACACATCAGATGGAGTGCCGGTTTTGCTTTCCAGAATTTTACGGTCAATTCGGTTGATATAGAAAAACTTAATAAAGGTAAAGATGCAGCAAAGCAGCTACCTTCAGTAGAAACAATGCCGGGTCTTTATGAGAGATACCGCGATCTTGGACTTATCTCAGCAAATGAAGCTGATGGTGGCTGGGTAAATACTCTGAAGGCAGGTGTTATCTGGGACAGCCGCGACAACAGGCCGAACCCAATGAAAGGGATCTGGTCAGAAATCGGAATTGAAGCAGCACCTTCATTTATGGGAAATGACTGGGGCTTCTCTAAAATGTTTATAACTCATCGTCAGTACTTTACATTAATTGAGAACGATCTCTCACTTGTTTACCGTTTAGGATATCAGGCTACTATTTCAGGAAATGCACCTTTCTTTTATCAAACACAGGTAATAACATCAAGGCTTACCGGTGCCACCAATGAAGGTCTTGGAGGATCAAGTACATTAAGGGGAGTTCAGAGAAACAGAGTAGTTGGTGATGCTTTTTTCCTTGGAAATGTTGAATTGAGGTGGAAACCATTTTACTTTACCCTGTTTAAGCAGGACTGTTACCTGGGACTTGATCTGTTCTATGATTTCGGAAGGGTTACAAAGAATATCAAATTGCCGGACAATCTGGAAAATATCTTCGATACCTATTATGAAGGGGCAGAAAATTTCAATGACTATTTCAAACCGGGAACAGAGAAATTTCATTCAGATGCAGGAGTAAGTATCATGCTGGCCATGCACCAGAACTTCGTAATTGCGGTTGATATTGGAAAAGCATTAAATGAGCAGGATGGCAATATCGGATTCTCAATTGGATTGAATTACCTATTTTAA
- a CDS encoding imidazolonepropionase has product MLTDLLIINIKGLVQTETVAKQKVSGTEMSEINTITDSWLYLKNGLISDFGKMSDLKSSMQKIESTVTETLDASGRFVFPSFCDSHTHIVFAGSREAEFTDKIKGLSYEEIARRGGGILNSAKRLHETSEDELYNQSMVRVNEVIGKGTGAIEIKSGYGLNPEDELKMLRVIRRIKNNSPLEVKSTFLGAHAIPADYKNRREDYISLIINEMIPVVASEELAEYIDVFCDKGFFTVEETERILMAGMKYGLIPKLHANELGFSGGVQTGVKYNALSVDHLECTGDDEINALLGSDTMPTLLPGSAFFLGLPDPPVRKMITAGLPVALASDYNPGSSPSGNMKLVMSLGCIKLKMLPEEVINAVTINSAYAMGISDTHGSIARGKVANVFITKEIPSFGFMPYAFGSDLIETVILRGKICPPTPLKGG; this is encoded by the coding sequence ATGCTTACTGATCTGCTTATAATTAATATTAAAGGCCTTGTCCAGACAGAGACTGTTGCGAAACAGAAGGTTAGCGGAACTGAAATGTCTGAAATAAATACTATTACAGATAGCTGGCTGTACCTGAAAAACGGTTTGATAAGTGATTTCGGTAAGATGTCAGATCTCAAATCAAGCATGCAAAAGATTGAGAGTACAGTTACTGAAACTCTTGATGCTTCGGGAAGGTTCGTTTTTCCGTCATTCTGCGATTCACATACACATATAGTTTTTGCCGGAAGCCGTGAGGCTGAGTTTACCGACAAAATCAAAGGACTGTCGTACGAAGAGATTGCCAGAAGGGGAGGTGGCATCCTGAATTCTGCAAAGAGACTTCATGAAACATCTGAGGATGAGCTGTATAATCAATCGATGGTTAGGGTAAATGAAGTTATCGGTAAGGGTACAGGTGCAATTGAAATTAAGAGCGGATATGGTCTTAATCCTGAAGATGAACTTAAGATGCTGCGCGTTATAAGGAGAATTAAAAACAATTCACCTTTGGAAGTTAAGTCAACTTTTTTAGGTGCACATGCCATTCCTGCTGATTATAAAAATCGGAGGGAGGATTACATAAGCCTGATAATCAATGAAATGATTCCTGTTGTTGCATCGGAAGAACTTGCTGAATATATTGATGTCTTTTGCGATAAAGGATTCTTTACTGTTGAGGAGACCGAGAGGATCTTAATGGCCGGAATGAAATATGGTCTTATACCAAAACTCCATGCCAATGAACTTGGTTTTTCAGGGGGAGTCCAAACAGGTGTTAAGTATAATGCACTTTCGGTTGACCATCTGGAATGCACTGGAGATGACGAGATAAATGCTCTTCTCGGATCTGACACTATGCCTACCCTTCTTCCGGGATCAGCTTTTTTCCTGGGTTTGCCCGATCCTCCAGTTCGTAAGATGATTACTGCTGGACTTCCGGTCGCCTTGGCTTCTGACTATAATCCAGGTTCCTCACCTTCAGGTAATATGAAGCTTGTTATGTCGCTGGGATGTATTAAACTGAAGATGCTTCCTGAAGAAGTGATAAATGCTGTTACAATAAATTCAGCCTATGCCATGGGGATCTCTGATACCCATGGTTCCATAGCAAGGGGAAAGGTTGCCAATGTGTTTATTACTAAAGAGATACCATCCTTTGGTTTTATGCCTTATGCTTTCGGAAGTGATCTTATAGAAACGGTCATATTGAGAGGGAAGATCTGCCCCCCAACCCCCCTAAAGGGGGGCTAA
- the ftcD gene encoding glutamate formimidoyltransferase codes for MEKRIIECVPNFSEGRDMAIIKQITDVIESVEGVKLLDVDPGKDTNRTVVTFVGNPEAVSEAAFLCVKKASEVIDMSKHHGAHPRMGATDVCPFIPVSGITMEETVSYARKVAERIGNELGIPVYCYENAAFRDNRKNLASCRSGEYEGLRKKLSDPEWKPDFGPSLFNERSGATAVGARDFLVAFNVNLNTTSTRRANAIAFDVREKGREIKNEKGETISVPGTLKSVKAIGWYIEEYGIAQISMNLTNISVTPVHIAFDEVCRKAEARGIRVTGSELVGLIPLKSLLDAGRYYLAKQERSAGVSDSELIKIAIRSMGLNDIHQFNPEEKIIEYVMAKDDQKKRLIGMSLYGFVNETASESPAPGGGSISAYMGSLGAALGTMVANLSSHKKGWDERWKEFSDWAEKGKAIQNELLNLVDEDTDAFNKIMDAFSLPKKSDEEKEFRNAAIQAATKNAILVPFKVMQTAFKGFELIEKMAETGNPNSITDAGVGALALLACIKGAFLNVRINASGLKDKEFVNSIISMGEEIERKASIAEGRILENINKKIVIQ; via the coding sequence ATGGAAAAGAGAATTATAGAATGTGTTCCGAATTTCAGTGAAGGAAGGGATATGGCAATTATTAAGCAGATTACCGATGTTATTGAATCTGTTGAAGGAGTGAAATTGCTTGATGTTGATCCGGGAAAAGATACCAACCGGACCGTTGTGACCTTTGTCGGCAATCCGGAAGCAGTCTCTGAAGCCGCCTTTCTTTGCGTAAAGAAAGCATCCGAAGTTATTGATATGTCAAAGCATCATGGTGCTCACCCCAGAATGGGAGCAACAGATGTCTGTCCGTTCATACCTGTTTCAGGAATTACAATGGAAGAGACTGTCTCTTATGCCCGTAAAGTTGCTGAAAGGATTGGTAATGAGCTTGGTATACCGGTATACTGTTATGAGAATGCAGCATTCAGGGATAACAGAAAAAATCTTGCCAGCTGCAGGTCAGGAGAATATGAGGGCCTGAGGAAAAAGCTTTCAGATCCTGAATGGAAGCCCGACTTCGGACCGTCTTTGTTCAATGAAAGGTCGGGAGCAACAGCTGTTGGGGCAAGGGATTTTCTTGTTGCTTTCAATGTAAACCTGAATACAACATCAACACGCAGAGCCAATGCGATTGCTTTTGATGTGCGTGAAAAGGGAAGAGAAATTAAAAATGAAAAGGGGGAGACAATAAGTGTTCCGGGTACACTTAAAAGTGTTAAGGCTATCGGTTGGTATATTGAGGAATACGGAATAGCACAGATCTCGATGAACCTGACAAATATCTCAGTAACGCCGGTTCATATAGCTTTTGATGAAGTATGCCGTAAGGCTGAAGCCAGGGGAATAAGAGTAACAGGTTCTGAGCTTGTCGGTCTGATTCCGCTGAAGTCACTTCTTGATGCCGGCCGTTATTACCTCGCAAAGCAGGAAAGATCGGCGGGAGTGTCTGATTCAGAGCTTATTAAGATCGCAATTCGTTCTATGGGACTTAACGATATACATCAATTCAATCCTGAAGAAAAGATAATTGAATATGTTATGGCAAAAGATGATCAGAAGAAGAGACTCATAGGAATGAGTCTCTACGGGTTTGTGAATGAGACTGCTTCAGAGTCGCCGGCTCCGGGCGGAGGTTCGATTTCGGCTTATATGGGATCATTGGGTGCTGCCCTTGGTACAATGGTTGCCAATCTGTCAAGTCATAAGAAAGGCTGGGATGAGAGGTGGAAGGAGTTTTCTGACTGGGCTGAGAAAGGTAAGGCAATTCAGAATGAACTGCTTAACCTTGTTGATGAGGATACTGATGCATTCAATAAAATAATGGATGCATTCTCCCTGCCTAAGAAATCAGATGAAGAAAAAGAATTCAGAAATGCTGCGATTCAGGCTGCAACAAAAAATGCAATTCTTGTACCGTTTAAAGTAATGCAGACAGCCTTCAAGGGATTTGAACTGATTGAAAAGATGGCAGAAACCGGAAATCCGAATTCAATAACCGATGCAGGTGTGGGTGCTCTTGCACTTCTGGCATGCATTAAAGGTGCATTTCTGAATGTCAGGATCAACGCTTCCGGTTTAAAGGATAAGGAATTTGTGAACTCCATAATTTCAATGGGTGAGGAGATTGAGAGAAAAGCATCAATCGCAGAAGGGAGAATACTTGAAAATATTAACAAAAAAATTGTTATTCAGTAA
- the recN gene encoding DNA repair protein RecN, with product MLAKLFVQNYALIRELDVELENGLTIITGETGAGKSILLGALSLVLGTRADSTVLLDKNEKCIVEGTFRIDEYELNGFFSDNELDYEPVTTLRREINPAGKSRAFINDTPVTINLLKDLGDRLIDIHSQHQTLMLNDNSFQLNVIDSFAGTSKLKHDYRTAYADYLKLKKEYNSAKEAADKNRADIEYYQFQLKQLDEAKLQQGEQEELETEQELLAHAEEIKLALTTSTDLFSGDGHAILSMLREVKANLNKIRAFLPDGESLLSRTESSLIELDDLALEIDKLASSIEADPQRLLFVNDRLDTIYSLIQKHRVNNLNDLIIKKTEIEGIVNSILSVDERLAGLEKLVSDKVKLLASVSSEMSEKRLGVIPDVEVKITDLLKQLGMPNARFRISLTQSANFGPGGIDQADFLFSANKQIAPENLAKIASGGELSRVMLSLKSLLTRNNNLPTIIFDEIDSGVSGEVADKVGQILSSMGKYMQVVNITHLPQVASRGTKHYHVYKDDTEDSTFTRVKLLSPDERILEVARLLSGSEVTETAMKNARELLDAAIN from the coding sequence ATGTTAGCGAAACTGTTTGTCCAGAACTATGCACTTATCAGAGAACTCGATGTTGAGCTTGAAAACGGACTGACTATCATCACCGGTGAGACAGGTGCCGGTAAGTCAATATTGCTGGGCGCTCTTTCACTCGTACTTGGTACCAGGGCCGATTCAACTGTGCTGCTTGATAAGAATGAAAAGTGTATTGTGGAAGGGACATTCAGAATTGACGAATATGAGCTGAATGGTTTCTTTTCTGATAATGAACTTGATTACGAGCCTGTTACCACGCTTCGCAGGGAGATTAATCCGGCCGGAAAATCAAGGGCCTTCATTAATGATACACCTGTTACAATAAACCTTCTTAAAGATCTTGGCGACAGGCTGATCGATATCCATTCACAGCATCAGACACTTATGCTGAATGATAACTCATTTCAGCTGAATGTAATAGATTCATTTGCAGGAACATCTAAGCTTAAACATGATTACAGGACAGCCTATGCTGATTATCTTAAACTAAAGAAAGAGTATAATTCAGCAAAGGAAGCAGCCGATAAAAACAGAGCTGATATAGAATATTACCAGTTCCAGCTTAAGCAGCTTGATGAAGCCAAACTTCAGCAGGGAGAGCAGGAAGAACTTGAGACAGAACAGGAGCTTCTGGCACACGCCGAAGAAATAAAACTGGCATTGACAACATCAACAGATCTCTTCTCGGGCGATGGGCATGCAATACTTTCTATGCTTAGGGAAGTTAAAGCAAACCTTAACAAAATAAGAGCTTTCCTTCCTGATGGCGAATCACTTCTCTCAAGAACAGAATCATCATTGATAGAACTTGATGACCTTGCTCTTGAAATAGATAAGCTGGCCTCTTCCATAGAAGCTGATCCTCAGCGGCTTTTATTTGTCAATGACCGTCTTGATACCATCTATTCATTAATTCAGAAGCACCGGGTTAATAACCTTAATGACCTCATTATTAAGAAAACTGAGATTGAGGGAATCGTTAACTCTATTTTATCAGTTGATGAACGTCTTGCCGGATTGGAAAAACTGGTTTCTGATAAAGTCAAATTGCTTGCTTCTGTTTCCTCTGAGATGTCAGAGAAAAGACTTGGTGTAATCCCTGACGTGGAAGTTAAAATTACAGATCTTCTTAAGCAGCTTGGAATGCCGAATGCAAGATTCAGAATTTCTCTTACACAATCAGCAAATTTTGGACCCGGAGGGATTGATCAGGCAGACTTTCTTTTCTCTGCCAATAAGCAAATTGCACCTGAGAATCTGGCAAAAATTGCTTCGGGAGGAGAATTGTCGAGGGTTATGTTAAGCCTTAAATCGCTTCTTACCCGGAATAATAATCTTCCTACAATTATTTTTGATGAGATCGATTCAGGTGTCTCCGGGGAGGTTGCTGATAAAGTTGGTCAGATACTCTCATCTATGGGAAAATACATGCAGGTTGTTAATATTACACATCTTCCCCAGGTAGCATCAAGAGGGACAAAACACTATCATGTTTATAAAGATGATACCGAAGACTCAACATTTACCAGGGTTAAGTTGTTATCCCCTGATGAACGGATTCTGGAAGTAGCCAGATTATTAAGCGGCAGTGAGGTTACTGAGACGGCAATGAAGAATGCCCGGGAACTTCTTGATGCTGCAATTAATTAA
- the coaBC gene encoding bifunctional phosphopantothenoylcysteine decarboxylase/phosphopantothenate--cysteine ligase CoaBC yields the protein MLKGKHILIGVTGGIAAYKTATIIRLLVKDGAEVKVIMTEHAKEFITPLTLATLAKNPVLTEFYNPSNGDWNSHVDLGLWADLFLIAPATANSIAKMANGVADNLLLTTYLSARCPVFVAASMDMDMLKHPATTINIETLKAFGNIILEPSSGELASGLTGKGRMAEPEEIVKEISNFFTKKKTNKPLKGKKVLINAGPTREPIDPVRFISNFSTGKMGIALADAAAEFGAEVTLVLGPVSIAPSDNNVSVINVTTAESMASECIKKFPDCDIAILSAAVADFTPEKVKGAKIKKDGNELILKLKPTIDIAASLGRIKKESQLLAGFALETNNELDNAKEKLVRKNLDIIVLNSLRESGAGFGHDTNKITIIDRNNNIDKFELKSKEETAKDILNKIVSMLQ from the coding sequence ATGCTGAAAGGCAAGCATATACTTATAGGAGTGACCGGGGGTATTGCAGCTTATAAAACTGCAACTATCATCCGGTTGCTTGTTAAAGACGGAGCTGAAGTGAAAGTCATCATGACTGAACATGCGAAAGAGTTTATTACCCCTCTTACACTCGCCACTTTAGCCAAAAATCCTGTCCTTACCGAATTTTATAATCCGTCAAACGGGGACTGGAACAGTCATGTTGACCTGGGACTTTGGGCTGACTTATTCCTTATAGCACCGGCAACTGCAAATTCAATTGCAAAAATGGCTAACGGAGTAGCTGATAATCTGTTGCTTACAACATATCTTTCAGCCCGTTGTCCTGTGTTTGTTGCCGCTTCAATGGATATGGATATGCTTAAGCATCCGGCAACAACAATCAATATCGAAACGCTGAAAGCATTCGGAAACATTATACTGGAACCATCAAGCGGTGAGCTTGCCAGCGGACTTACAGGCAAAGGCAGAATGGCTGAACCGGAAGAAATTGTAAAGGAAATATCAAACTTCTTTACAAAAAAAAAAACAAATAAGCCGCTCAAAGGAAAAAAGGTCCTGATAAATGCCGGACCCACACGGGAACCAATCGATCCCGTTCGTTTCATAAGTAATTTTTCAACAGGTAAAATGGGCATTGCTCTGGCAGATGCTGCTGCAGAATTCGGAGCTGAGGTTACTCTCGTCCTTGGTCCTGTTTCAATTGCCCCTTCAGATAATAATGTTTCAGTAATAAATGTTACCACAGCTGAATCGATGGCATCTGAATGCATTAAGAAATTTCCTGATTGCGATATTGCAATATTATCGGCTGCAGTTGCTGATTTTACTCCTGAAAAGGTTAAAGGTGCTAAAATCAAGAAGGATGGTAATGAACTGATATTGAAGTTAAAACCGACCATAGATATAGCAGCATCACTCGGTAGAATTAAAAAAGAATCACAGTTGTTGGCCGGCTTTGCACTTGAGACAAATAATGAACTTGATAATGCAAAGGAAAAGCTTGTAAGGAAAAACCTTGACATTATTGTTTTGAATTCACTCAGGGAGAGCGGAGCTGGTTTCGGACACGACACAAACAAGATCACAATAATTGACCGTAACAATAATATTGATAAATTTGAGTTGAAATCAAAGGAGGAGACCGCTAAGGATATCCTCAATAAAATTGTTTCAATGCTTCAATAA
- a CDS encoding DUF819 family protein, which produces MIKIILLVLFYFAFPLVIVYMCRKWSALKKLGSIVLAYAFGLILGSSGILPQGSDSYKLALQGRAALPGTEMEALMAAGTISQGDSYVNSIASAQDMLVSVIVPLSFPLLLFSLNIRRWLRFAKDGFISMVLALVSVVVIVSSGYFIFKHVVPDSWKVAGMLVGVYTGGTPNLVSLKVALGVDPNLFVMTSTYDMIVGAITIIFFITVGPRVFRAILPPFKHNGGSEGTDLALAEAESFEDYSGMLKKERLGQLLIALGLAVLIFVIAFVISLLMPKVSQMVVVILSITTLAILASLVPWINKIEKTFQLGMYFILVFSFTVASMADLKVMFSIGFLGLFTYVTYAYFGSLFLHLILSKIFRVNADDFLITTTAFVFSPPFVPVVAGALKNKDVIITGITVGIIGYVVGNYLGVGLGYFLKGF; this is translated from the coding sequence ATGATTAAGATAATTCTCCTGGTCCTTTTTTACTTCGCTTTTCCACTGGTAATAGTTTATATGTGCAGGAAATGGTCAGCTCTGAAAAAGCTAGGGTCTATTGTATTGGCCTATGCTTTCGGACTCATTCTGGGTAGTTCAGGCATTCTGCCTCAGGGGAGTGATTCATATAAGCTGGCTCTTCAGGGCAGGGCAGCACTTCCGGGTACGGAAATGGAGGCTTTGATGGCAGCAGGCACAATAAGTCAGGGTGACAGTTACGTTAATTCAATTGCATCCGCACAGGATATGCTGGTGTCAGTAATCGTCCCTCTCTCATTCCCATTACTTCTGTTTTCTCTGAATATCAGGCGCTGGCTGCGCTTCGCTAAAGATGGTTTTATATCAATGGTACTTGCACTTGTTTCAGTTGTTGTAATAGTTTCTTCAGGTTATTTTATTTTTAAACATGTAGTTCCTGATTCCTGGAAAGTAGCAGGGATGCTTGTTGGCGTTTACACAGGTGGAACACCTAACCTGGTTTCGCTGAAGGTTGCATTAGGAGTTGACCCTAATCTTTTTGTAATGACCAGCACTTACGATATGATTGTTGGAGCAATCACAATCATCTTTTTCATCACAGTGGGACCAAGAGTGTTCAGAGCTATCTTACCTCCATTTAAACATAACGGAGGCTCAGAGGGTACTGATCTGGCTTTGGCCGAAGCTGAGAGTTTTGAAGATTACTCAGGGATGCTAAAAAAAGAAAGACTCGGACAACTCTTAATAGCTCTTGGACTGGCAGTTTTGATATTTGTTATAGCATTTGTTATCAGTCTTTTAATGCCAAAAGTTTCACAGATGGTAGTTGTAATTCTTTCAATTACCACTTTGGCAATATTAGCATCTCTTGTTCCTTGGATAAACAAGATTGAAAAGACCTTTCAGCTCGGAATGTATTTCATATTGGTTTTTTCATTCACAGTGGCATCAATGGCTGATCTGAAGGTTATGTTCAGTATAGGATTTCTGGGGCTGTTTACGTATGTTACCTATGCTTATTTCGGATCATTGTTTCTGCACCTGATTCTTTCAAAGATCTTCAGGGTAAACGCAGATGACTTTCTTATTACCACAACAGCTTTTGTTTTCTCACCACCATTTGTTCCGGTAGTTGCAGGTGCTCTTAAAAACAAAGATGTTATTATTACCGGAATAACTGTTGGTATAATAGGCTATGTTGTCGGAAACTACCTTGGTGTGGGATTGGGGTATTTCCTTAAAGGCTTTTAA
- a CDS encoding DUF4835 family protein translates to MTLLRLPKYYITVFLILISGITYAQELNCNVQISAQRIQGSNRQVFETMQRDIYEFMNSTVWTNHVYSYAERIDCNILINLNDQLSADEFRGTIQIQLRRPVFNTTYNSTMLNFIDNSFQFRYVEFQPLEFDPGTHRSNLVSVLAYYAYIILGVDYDSFSSLGGSEFYQIAEKIVSNAQNAPEQGWKPYDASRNRNRYWLVKNLLDKEYEGVRKFIYEYNINGLDKMESRITEARTSMVESLRMLQEVYRRKPDPFMYALQVILEAKSDELVNIYSEAFPEEKSRVMQILTEIDPGNKTKYEKINATNIP, encoded by the coding sequence ATGACATTATTGCGACTTCCTAAATATTATATCACTGTATTTCTGATACTTATATCAGGAATTACTTATGCACAGGAGCTAAATTGCAATGTGCAGATCTCTGCACAGCGGATTCAGGGATCTAACCGTCAGGTTTTTGAGACGATGCAGCGTGATATCTATGAGTTCATGAACAGCACTGTATGGACAAATCATGTTTACAGTTATGCTGAAAGGATCGACTGTAACATACTTATTAACCTAAATGATCAGCTTTCTGCTGACGAGTTCAGGGGAACAATTCAGATTCAGCTTCGCAGGCCTGTTTTCAATACAACATATAATTCCACGATGCTCAATTTTATCGACAACAGCTTTCAGTTCAGATATGTGGAATTTCAGCCGCTTGAATTTGATCCGGGTACTCACCGGTCGAATCTTGTCTCTGTACTCGCCTATTATGCCTATATAATTCTTGGTGTCGATTATGACTCCTTCTCTTCACTCGGAGGATCCGAATTTTACCAGATAGCTGAAAAAATTGTATCAAATGCTCAAAATGCTCCTGAACAGGGCTGGAAACCTTATGATGCTTCAAGAAACCGTAACAGATACTGGCTGGTAAAAAATTTGCTCGACAAAGAATATGAGGGGGTCAGGAAGTTTATCTATGAATATAATATTAACGGTCTCGATAAAATGGAATCGAGAATTACTGAAGCACGAACAAGCATGGTTGAGAGCCTTAGGATGCTGCAGGAAGTTTACAGAAGGAAACCTGATCCGTTCATGTATGCGCTTCAGGTTATCCTCGAAGCAAAATCTGATGAGCTTGTCAATATTTATTCAGAAGCATTTCCTGAAGAAAAAAGCCGTGTTATGCAGATACTTACAGAGATTGATCCCGGCAATAAAACAAAGTATGAAAAGATCAATGCCACCAATATCCCATAA
- a CDS encoding enoyl-ACP reductase produces the protein MKESLLKGKKGIIFGALNEKSIAWHVALKAWEQGAELVLTNSPVALRLGTISELAKITGSQVIPADATKMDEIENLLSESMKIFGGKFDFILHSIGMSPNVRKDIPYEQTSYENMLKTFDISALSFHRVLQTAYKLDALNEWGSVVALSYVAAQRTLSGYNDMGDAKALLESIARSFGYIYGRERRVRINTVSQSPTPTTAGSGVHGIDSLLDFSERMSPLGNATAAECADYCVALFSDLTRKVTMQNLFHDGGFSSMGMSNKAIEQYQKSFEECDCEEEAKKIKQQKTIKK, from the coding sequence ATGAAAGAAAGTTTATTAAAAGGAAAAAAAGGAATCATTTTTGGTGCCCTTAATGAAAAATCTATTGCATGGCATGTAGCCCTGAAAGCATGGGAACAGGGTGCTGAACTGGTTCTTACCAACTCACCTGTTGCATTGAGGCTCGGGACTATCAGCGAACTGGCAAAAATAACAGGAAGTCAGGTTATTCCTGCCGACGCTACAAAGATGGATGAGATTGAAAACCTGCTGAGTGAGAGTATGAAAATATTTGGCGGCAAATTTGATTTTATTCTCCATTCGATTGGGATGTCGCCAAACGTGAGAAAAGATATACCTTATGAGCAGACAAGCTATGAAAACATGCTCAAGACATTTGACATTTCTGCTCTGAGCTTCCACCGTGTTTTACAGACTGCATACAAGCTTGATGCCCTGAATGAATGGGGATCTGTTGTTGCATTATCTTATGTTGCAGCGCAGAGGACACTCAGCGGATATAATGATATGGGCGATGCCAAAGCCCTTCTTGAGTCTATTGCAAGAAGCTTCGGGTACATTTATGGCCGCGAGAGAAGGGTGAGGATCAATACCGTTTCACAGTCACCTACACCTACTACTGCAGGTAGCGGTGTTCATGGTATTGATTCACTTCTTGATTTCTCGGAAAGGATGTCGCCCCTCGGAAATGCTACAGCTGCAGAATGTGCCGATTATTGTGTTGCTCTCTTCTCTGATCTTACTCGTAAGGTTACAATGCAAAACCTGTTTCACGATGGCGGTTTCTCAAGCATGGGTATGAGCAACAAAGCAATTGAGCAGTACCAGAAAAGCTTCGAGGAGTGTGATTGTGAGGAGGAGGCTAAAAAGATCAAACAGCAAAAGACAATAAAAAAGTAA
- a CDS encoding DNA-directed RNA polymerase subunit omega, producing the protein MDYRKSAAPVTTVTRNLDLMTQGTGNIYETVIVVSRRSNQISVEMKQELNKKLEEFASYTDNLEEVFENREQIEISKFYERLPKPTLIALQELEDGKIFYRNTDTAAKQK; encoded by the coding sequence ATGGATTACAGAAAATCAGCAGCACCAGTAACAACAGTTACAAGAAACCTCGACCTGATGACTCAAGGTACAGGTAACATTTATGAGACAGTAATAGTTGTTTCGAGAAGATCAAATCAGATTTCGGTTGAGATGAAACAGGAGCTTAACAAAAAGCTTGAAGAGTTCGCTTCTTATACCGATAACCTTGAAGAGGTATTTGAAAACCGTGAGCAGATTGAGATTTCGAAATTCTATGAGAGACTTCCAAAACCTACACTTATCGCTCTTCAGGAGCTTGAGGACGGTAAAATATTCTACAGAAACACCGATACTGCTGCCAAACAGAAGTAA